The proteins below come from a single Vicugna pacos chromosome 13, VicPac4, whole genome shotgun sequence genomic window:
- the ANGPTL7 gene encoding angiopoietin-related protein 7, whose amino-acid sequence MLKKSLSAVAWLCIFIVAFVSHPVWPQKPAKRKTPAELTVASCCEEVKELKAQIANLSSLLSDLGKKQERDWVSVVMQVMELESTSKRMESRLTDAESKFSEMNNQIDIMQLQAAQTVTQTSADAIYDCSSLYQKNYRISGVYKLPPDDFLGSPELEVFCDMETSGGGWTTIQRRKSGLVSFYRDWKQYKQGFGSIRGDFWLGNEHIHRLSRRPTRLRVEMEDWEGNKRYAEYSHFVLGNELNSYRLFLGNYSGNVGNDALIYHNNTAFSTKDKDNDNCLDKCAQLRKGGYWYNCCTDSNLNGVYYRLGQHNKHLDGITWYGWHGASYSLKRVEMKIRPEDFQP is encoded by the exons ATGCTGAAAAAGTCTCTCTCAGCCGTGGCCTGGCTCTGCATTTTCATCGTGGCCTTTGTCAGCCACCCAGTGTGGCCACAGAAGCCCGCTAAGCGCAAGACACCTGCAGAGCTCACAGTGGCCTCCTGCTGTGAAGAGGTGAAGGAGCTCAAGGCCCAAATTGCCAACCTAAGCAGTCTGCTGAGCGACCTGGGCAAGAAGCAGGAGAGGGACTGGGTCAGCGTGGTCATGCAGGTGATGGAGCTGGAGAGCACTTCCAAGCGCATGGAGTCGCGGCTCACAGATGCcgagagcaagttctctgagatgAACAACCAGATCGACATCATGCAGCTGCAGGCAGCGCAGACTGTCACCCAGACCTCGGCAG ATGCCATCTATGACTGCTCATCCCTGTACCAGAAGAACTACCGCATCTCTGGAGTGTATAAGCTTCCTCCCGATGACTTCCTGGGCAGCCCTGAGCTGGAG GTGTTCTGTGACATGGAGACTTCAGGTGGCGGCTGGACCACCATTCAGAGACGAAAGAGTGGCCTTGTCTCCTTCTACCGGGACTGGAAGCAGTATAAGCAGGGCTTTGGCAGCATCCGTGGGGACTTCTGGTTGGGGAATGAACACATTCACCGGCTTTCCAGGCGGCCAACCCGGCTACGTGTGGAGATGGAG GACTGGGAGGGCAACAAGCGCTACGCCGAGTACAGCCACTTCGTTTTGGGCAACGAGCTGAACAGTTACCGCCTCTTCCTGGGGAACTACAGTGGCAATGTGGGGAATGACGCCCTCATCTATCATAACAACACAGCCTTCAGCACCAAGGACAAGGACAATGACAACTGCTTAGACAAGTGTGCCCAGCTCCGGAAAG GTGGGTACTGGTACAACTGCTGCACAGACTCCAACCTCAATGGCGTTTACTACCGCCTCGGACAGCACAACAAGCACCTGGATGGCATCACCTGGTATGGCTGGCATGGGGCCAGCTACTCCCTCAAAAGGGTGGAGATGAAAATCCGTCCAGAAGACTTCCAGCCGTAA